One region of Syntrophobacter fumaroxidans MPOB genomic DNA includes:
- a CDS encoding HAMP domain-containing sensor histidine kinase, whose amino-acid sequence MQRNYTWRTRVLLSFWMVLLLALLLPPWYYFRILTRETMDETTKAAIQQLGLARWFLDREKEIRTVEDLQDRIVEIGGQLGLRLTYVAEGGRVIADSVVPRADIPNMDNHAGRPEIIEARDREVAVVTRFSRTTQTELLHVARTVEGRGTIPPGVLRLATPLSKIREPLDRLKNSLLLFLALVSIATAGLSYFLVRRLNEPLRAMIHTAEAIATKDYRTRIHSSPGQEFYPLTQSINRMAESIENHVRTITEQKQQLEAVFDAMQEGVMVLDTRGRIRTTNRSFSGLVPGDSAVAGRRPLEVIVNVELQESCDRIMASTSDSEGAPFSLQITLGQERTYDVNIVGIADSQTGAGAVVVFHDISELKRLEKVRQDFVANVSHELRTPLTSIKGYTETLLAEDRVDPHMLSSFLQIVLKNTNHVVKIVEDLLQLARLEAQQKPPNAVPVNAANALTAAWKACAHQAESKRVRLESTLPEGGVWVCADFDQLVQVFRNLLENAIRYSPEGEAVTVSHEARREKVTLMVRDEGPGIPGAHQQRIFERFYRVEKHRSDNWGSTGLGLAICRHILRNLGGRIRVQSPNTGGTTGTAFLFTLPAVPLGAEEPGTQNDPAVTT is encoded by the coding sequence ATGCAACGCAATTATACCTGGAGAACCCGCGTCCTGCTCTCCTTCTGGATGGTGCTGCTGTTGGCGCTGCTGCTGCCGCCCTGGTACTACTTTCGCATTCTGACCCGGGAGACGATGGACGAGACCACGAAGGCGGCCATTCAACAGCTCGGCCTCGCCCGGTGGTTCCTGGACCGAGAAAAGGAAATCCGGACCGTGGAGGACCTGCAGGACCGGATCGTCGAAATCGGCGGACAGCTTGGACTGCGGCTCACCTACGTTGCCGAGGGGGGCAGAGTCATCGCGGATTCGGTGGTGCCCCGCGCGGACATTCCCAATATGGACAACCATGCCGGCCGCCCGGAGATCATCGAGGCCCGCGACCGGGAGGTGGCGGTCGTCACGCGGTTCAGCCGGACGACTCAAACCGAGCTGCTGCATGTCGCAAGGACCGTCGAGGGAAGGGGAACGATTCCCCCCGGAGTCCTGCGCCTGGCCACCCCACTGTCCAAAATCAGAGAACCTTTGGACCGGCTGAAAAACAGCCTCCTCCTGTTCCTTGCTCTGGTTTCCATCGCGACCGCCGGGTTGAGTTACTTCCTGGTCCGTCGATTGAACGAGCCGCTCAGGGCCATGATCCATACCGCGGAAGCCATCGCCACTAAGGATTACAGAACGCGCATTCATTCCAGTCCGGGCCAGGAATTCTATCCCCTCACCCAGTCCATCAACCGGATGGCGGAAAGTATCGAGAATCACGTAAGAACCATCACGGAGCAAAAGCAGCAGCTGGAAGCGGTATTCGACGCAATGCAGGAAGGGGTGATGGTGCTCGATACGCGGGGAAGGATCCGAACCACCAACCGGAGCTTTTCCGGGCTGGTGCCCGGCGATTCCGCCGTTGCGGGTCGCCGTCCCCTGGAAGTCATCGTCAACGTGGAGTTGCAGGAATCATGCGATCGTATCATGGCCTCGACGTCGGATTCGGAGGGTGCGCCCTTCAGCCTGCAGATCACCCTCGGACAGGAGCGCACCTATGACGTGAACATCGTCGGGATAGCGGACAGCCAGACGGGTGCCGGAGCGGTCGTCGTGTTCCACGATATCAGCGAGCTGAAACGGCTGGAAAAGGTCCGGCAGGATTTCGTGGCGAACGTCTCCCACGAACTGAGAACTCCGCTGACTTCCATCAAGGGCTACACGGAAACCCTCCTCGCCGAAGACCGGGTCGATCCGCACATGCTTTCCTCCTTTCTGCAGATCGTTTTGAAAAACACGAACCACGTGGTCAAGATAGTGGAGGACCTGCTCCAGCTTGCCCGGCTCGAGGCACAGCAAAAGCCCCCCAACGCGGTTCCCGTAAATGCGGCGAACGCATTGACGGCCGCATGGAAGGCGTGTGCGCACCAGGCCGAAAGCAAACGAGTGCGACTCGAAAGCACCCTGCCGGAAGGCGGGGTCTGGGTGTGTGCCGATTTCGACCAACTGGTGCAGGTCTTTCGCAACCTGTTGGAGAATGCCATTCGGTACAGCCCCGAAGGGGAGGCTGTCACGGTTTCGCATGAAGCCCGCCGGGAGAAGGTGACCCTCATGGTTCGAGATGAAGGACCGGGGATTCCCGGAGCGCATCAGCAGCGGATTTTCGAACGCTTCTACCGGGTCGAAAAGCACCGGAGCGACAACTGGGGAAGCACGGGATTGGGATTGGCCATCTGCCGGCACATCCTTCGCAACCTCGGAGGCCGAATCCGCGTGCAGAGCCCCAATACCGGCGGCACCACGGGAACCGCTTTT
- a CDS encoding response regulator: protein MPKARILIVEDDSDILHLLAYNIEAAGFDVVKAMDGNTALEMVRRHPPDLVVLDLMIPGIDGFEVCKELKRGAETRGIPVIMLTARGEEVDRIVGLELGADDYVVKPFSPRELILRIRAILRRSATDATEERIWRSEGLSVDFEGHKLTVDGAETPLTATEFKLLAEFVRTPGKVLTRDQLLDRVWAYQFEGYARTVDTHVRRLRRKLGPHADRVETVRGVGYRFRG, encoded by the coding sequence ATGCCCAAGGCACGCATCCTTATCGTGGAGGACGATTCGGACATCCTTCATCTGCTGGCATACAACATCGAGGCTGCAGGCTTCGACGTGGTGAAGGCGATGGACGGGAATACCGCCCTGGAAATGGTGAGGCGGCATCCGCCCGATCTCGTCGTTCTGGACCTGATGATTCCCGGCATCGACGGATTCGAGGTCTGCAAGGAACTGAAGCGGGGCGCGGAAACCAGGGGCATCCCCGTGATCATGCTCACGGCGCGGGGCGAGGAAGTGGACCGCATTGTCGGGCTGGAGCTCGGAGCGGACGATTACGTGGTGAAGCCCTTCAGCCCCCGCGAATTGATCCTGCGGATTCGGGCGATTCTGCGCCGGTCTGCGACGGACGCCACAGAGGAAAGAATCTGGCGCTCCGAAGGCCTGAGCGTGGATTTCGAAGGCCACAAGCTCACCGTGGACGGTGCGGAAACACCGCTCACGGCCACGGAATTCAAGCTTCTGGCCGAATTCGTCCGCACTCCCGGGAAGGTATTGACAAGAGACCAACTGCTTGACCGGGTATGGGCATATCAGTTCGAGGGCTATGCCCGGACGGTCGATACTCATGTGCGGCGCTTGCGCCGGAAACTCGGCCCCCATGCGGACCGGGTGGAAACCGTGCGCGGCGTCGGATACCGTTTTCGAGGCTGA
- a CDS encoding TraR/DksA family transcriptional regulator, translating to MDKELSVYFHDILIKRLMEVFPAMRGRLLKMAGMGTVHDPMDEVDRTSIRTEQEFLLHMHCRNERLVQEILNGLQRIRTGDFGVCEECGKDIELNRLKAHPSATQCIKCKKAAERKARFKAA from the coding sequence ATGGACAAAGAGTTGTCGGTGTACTTCCACGATATTCTGATCAAGCGCCTGATGGAGGTTTTCCCGGCCATGCGCGGAAGGTTGCTCAAGATGGCCGGCATGGGAACCGTTCACGACCCCATGGACGAGGTGGACCGAACCTCCATAAGAACCGAGCAGGAATTCCTGCTGCACATGCATTGCCGCAACGAGCGGCTGGTCCAGGAAATTCTCAACGGTCTGCAACGCATCAGGACGGGTGATTTCGGCGTTTGCGAAGAATGCGGCAAGGACATCGAACTGAACCGGCTGAAGGCACATCCGTCGGCCACTCAGTGCATCAAGTGCAAGAAGGCGGCGGAGCGGAAGGCTCGATTCAAAGCCGCCTGA
- a CDS encoding methylglyoxal synthase, with amino-acid sequence MVQRFKNVALVAHDNRKGDLIEWVQWNWGTLIEHRIIATGTTGRMVENAIRIKLEEQGGDPERFEVVKLKSGPLGGDQQLGALIAEGRIDFMIFFWDPMQPHPHDVDVKALLRIAVVYNIPIACNRSTADFLISSPLMREAYCAVSIDYAEHHREPGGCGWR; translated from the coding sequence ATGGTGCAACGCTTCAAAAACGTAGCTCTGGTGGCTCACGACAATCGCAAGGGAGACCTGATCGAGTGGGTGCAATGGAACTGGGGAACCCTGATCGAACACCGGATCATCGCCACGGGGACCACCGGAAGGATGGTTGAAAACGCCATCCGAATCAAATTGGAGGAACAGGGCGGTGACCCCGAGCGCTTCGAGGTCGTCAAGCTGAAGTCCGGCCCGCTGGGTGGAGATCAGCAGTTGGGAGCGTTGATCGCCGAGGGACGCATCGATTTCATGATCTTCTTCTGGGACCCGATGCAGCCGCACCCCCATGACGTCGATGTGAAGGCGCTGCTGAGGATTGCGGTCGTCTACAATATTCCCATCGCCTGCAACCGCTCCACCGCCGACTTCCTGATCTCTTCGCCGTTGATGAGGGAAGCGTATTGCGCCGTTTCGATCGATTACGCGGAACACCACCGGGAGCCCGGCGGATGCGGATGGCGCTGA
- the phnW gene encoding 2-aminoethylphosphonate--pyruvate transaminase yields MAPRSFPENPYILLTPGPLSTSPTVKAVMMRDWCTWDRDYNAIVQDIRERLVALATAGAGYTSVLMQGSGTFAVEAALGTALPHDGKLLVISNGHYGDRMALIAGYLGMRSAKLDFGETGRPDPDRVRDTIESDPAITHVAVVHCETTTGMLNPVEEIGRAVKSLGRVFIVDAMSSFGGIPMDIATLGADFLISSANKCIQGVPGFGFVIARRSELEQCAGRSRSLSLDLFQQWKEMETKGGKWRFTSPTHVVRAFAQALNELDDEGGVACRNARYRENRRILTAGMRALGFECLLPEALQSPIITSFLTPGRPGFNFNSLYQELKSRGFVIYPGKVSEADTFRIGTIGHVFPEDMHRLVKAAKDAMHRFG; encoded by the coding sequence ATGGCTCCACGGTCTTTTCCCGAAAACCCGTACATCCTTCTCACCCCCGGCCCGCTGTCGACATCTCCGACGGTCAAGGCCGTGATGATGAGGGATTGGTGCACCTGGGACCGGGATTACAACGCTATTGTGCAGGACATTCGAGAGCGCCTTGTTGCCCTGGCGACGGCCGGAGCCGGCTACACATCCGTTCTCATGCAGGGCAGCGGCACTTTTGCGGTTGAAGCCGCCCTCGGTACGGCGCTCCCGCATGACGGCAAGCTGCTGGTGATCTCAAACGGGCATTACGGGGATCGCATGGCTTTGATTGCCGGATACCTCGGGATGCGCTCCGCGAAGCTCGACTTCGGCGAAACAGGTCGTCCGGATCCGGACAGGGTGAGGGACACCATCGAATCCGATCCCGCGATCACTCATGTTGCCGTGGTGCACTGTGAAACCACGACGGGGATGCTCAACCCCGTCGAGGAAATCGGCCGGGCGGTCAAGTCCCTCGGCAGGGTCTTCATCGTGGACGCGATGAGCAGCTTCGGGGGGATACCCATGGATATCGCGACTCTGGGCGCCGACTTTCTCATTTCCAGCGCCAACAAGTGCATCCAGGGGGTTCCCGGGTTCGGCTTCGTGATCGCGCGCCGCTCGGAACTCGAACAATGCGCGGGGCGCTCACGCTCTTTGAGCCTGGACCTCTTCCAGCAATGGAAGGAAATGGAAACGAAGGGGGGAAAATGGCGTTTCACCTCGCCCACGCACGTCGTGAGAGCCTTCGCACAGGCACTGAACGAACTGGACGACGAGGGGGGCGTGGCGTGCCGCAACGCACGCTACCGGGAGAACCGGCGTATACTGACCGCGGGCATGCGGGCTCTGGGATTTGAGTGTCTGCTGCCCGAAGCCCTGCAGTCTCCGATCATCACCTCCTTCCTCACCCCGGGCCGCCCCGGCTTCAACTTCAACAGCCTGTATCAAGAGCTGAAGTCCAGGGGATTCGTGATCTATCCGGGCAAGGTGTCGGAGGCGGACACCTTCCGCATCGGGACAATAGGGCACGTTTTTCCCGAGGACATGCACCGCCTGGTCAAAGCGGCTAAGGACGCCATGCACCGTTTCGGATGA
- the phnX gene encoding phosphonoacetaldehyde hydrolase — translation MEIFVRNKPYTGPVKAVVLDWAGTTVDFGCMAPVTAFIEAFALRGVEISASEVRGPMGLMKMDHVRALCGLPSVSERWRELFGRIPNEDDVRLVYGDTVPLMVLSVADHAELIPGLLPAIGYFRGNGIKIGTSTGYTTPMMEVLLPRAEKRGYRPDSVVCSSDVPRGRPFPFMCYRNAIDLEVYPLEAVVKIGDTVSDIREGLNAGMWTIGVSKSGSDLGLTEAELDALPADDLRNRLALVESRFLEAGAHFVVEHIGRCPEIIEEINDLLSQGEVP, via the coding sequence ATGGAGATCTTTGTCAGGAACAAACCTTACACGGGCCCGGTCAAGGCCGTGGTCCTGGATTGGGCCGGAACGACGGTGGATTTCGGCTGCATGGCGCCGGTGACGGCGTTCATCGAGGCTTTTGCCCTGCGCGGCGTGGAGATCTCCGCCTCCGAGGTGCGGGGCCCCATGGGGCTGATGAAAATGGACCATGTGCGTGCTCTGTGCGGCCTTCCTTCGGTGTCGGAACGGTGGCGGGAGTTGTTCGGGCGCATTCCGAACGAAGACGACGTTCGCCTGGTATACGGGGACACGGTCCCGTTGATGGTGTTGAGCGTTGCCGACCACGCGGAGCTCATCCCCGGGCTTCTGCCGGCCATCGGGTATTTCAGGGGGAACGGCATCAAGATCGGCACCTCAACCGGTTACACCACGCCGATGATGGAGGTTCTCCTTCCCCGCGCCGAGAAGAGGGGATATCGGCCCGATTCGGTGGTGTGCTCCTCGGATGTTCCCAGGGGCCGGCCGTTTCCCTTCATGTGCTACCGGAATGCGATCGATCTCGAGGTTTATCCCCTGGAGGCCGTGGTCAAGATCGGGGATACGGTGAGCGACATCCGGGAAGGTCTGAACGCCGGCATGTGGACCATCGGGGTCTCCAAGTCGGGAAGCGACCTGGGGCTTACCGAAGCCGAGTTGGACGCGCTCCCGGCCGACGACCTGAGAAACAGGCTGGCCCTTGTCGAGTCGCGTTTCCTGGAGGCCGGGGCTCATTTCGTTGTGGAGCACATCGGACGCTGCCCGGAAATTATCGAGGAAATCAACGATTTATTGTCTCAGGGCGAAGTTCCCTGA
- a CDS encoding putative 2-aminoethylphosphonate ABC transporter permease subunit has protein sequence MPETDARAGVAGGKTGVLRFADGPALLRGMLVLAVCAWLTLAVVWPVFLLLGRSLYDHAGNFAGLRNFVHYFGTPALAASLYNSLFVSVATTLISGGLGLAYAFALTRTRMPAKGFFLGMAMTPLFSPTLLNGIALVYLFGKKGIVTGGFFGLLPGIDIDLYGPVGIVIAEVLYTFPQAVLILSVALRLADARLYEASACLGASRVKTFLTITIPGIRYGCISTLFVSFILAFTDFGAPKVIGGQYNVLATDIYKQVIGRHDFTMGAVVGSVLLIPTVLAFIADRLCRHKQCSAITSRSVPLTPDPNPLVDTLSTLFCGSIALFIAGFYLTALLASLVKAWPYQLTLGLWNYDFDRVAGGGYAALGNSIRMSLYSAAAGAAVTFGSAYLIEKTNGMRFVRHVAYLFCMLPLALPGMVIGLGYILFFNSPTLGFFGVGIPNPFNFLYGTMALPVLSNIVHFHTVSFLTATAALKQLDKEFETVSESLGVPFYRTFLRVTVPVCLPALLEIVIYTFVNSMATVSAVIFLYTPDVPLASVAVANMDDAGDTASAAAMSMLIVGISILARGGHKLLETAVERKTQAWIAH, from the coding sequence ATGCCGGAGACAGACGCCAGAGCCGGCGTGGCCGGAGGAAAGACCGGCGTGCTACGGTTTGCGGACGGTCCTGCCCTGCTTCGAGGAATGCTCGTCCTGGCCGTCTGCGCCTGGCTCACCCTGGCGGTTGTCTGGCCGGTGTTTCTCCTGCTCGGAAGGAGTCTGTACGACCATGCGGGCAACTTCGCTGGCCTGAGGAATTTCGTTCACTACTTCGGCACGCCGGCGCTTGCCGCTTCGCTTTACAACAGCCTCTTCGTATCCGTCGCGACTACGCTCATATCGGGGGGCCTCGGCCTGGCCTACGCCTTCGCCCTGACGAGAACCCGCATGCCCGCAAAAGGCTTTTTCCTGGGCATGGCCATGACGCCGCTCTTTTCGCCCACGCTGCTCAACGGCATCGCCCTGGTCTACCTGTTCGGAAAGAAGGGGATCGTGACGGGGGGATTCTTCGGGCTCCTCCCCGGCATCGACATCGACCTCTACGGTCCCGTGGGGATCGTCATCGCGGAAGTGCTCTATACTTTTCCCCAGGCAGTGCTCATCCTGTCCGTCGCGCTTCGCCTGGCGGATGCGCGCCTCTACGAAGCCTCCGCCTGCCTGGGAGCCTCGAGGGTCAAGACCTTTCTGACGATCACCATCCCCGGGATACGCTATGGGTGCATCAGCACCCTCTTCGTTTCCTTTATCCTCGCGTTTACCGATTTCGGCGCCCCCAAGGTCATCGGCGGACAATACAACGTCCTTGCAACGGACATCTACAAGCAGGTCATCGGCCGGCACGATTTCACCATGGGCGCCGTGGTGGGTTCGGTTCTGCTGATACCGACCGTATTGGCGTTCATTGCCGACCGCCTGTGCCGGCACAAACAGTGTTCCGCGATCACTTCGCGCTCCGTGCCCCTCACGCCCGATCCAAACCCTCTTGTGGATACCCTCTCCACGCTGTTCTGCGGTTCCATCGCGCTTTTCATTGCCGGGTTCTACCTCACGGCGCTGCTTGCTTCGCTCGTGAAAGCCTGGCCGTATCAGCTCACGCTCGGGCTCTGGAACTACGACTTCGACCGGGTGGCGGGGGGCGGATACGCGGCGCTCGGGAACAGCATACGCATGAGCCTTTATTCCGCCGCGGCCGGAGCGGCGGTCACCTTCGGATCGGCATATCTCATCGAAAAAACCAACGGGATGCGATTTGTCAGACACGTCGCCTACCTGTTCTGCATGCTGCCGCTCGCTTTGCCCGGCATGGTGATCGGGTTGGGCTACATCCTGTTTTTCAACTCCCCCACCCTCGGTTTCTTCGGAGTAGGCATACCCAATCCGTTCAATTTCCTGTACGGGACGATGGCGCTACCGGTTCTCAGCAATATCGTCCACTTTCACACGGTGAGCTTTCTGACCGCCACTGCGGCGCTCAAACAACTGGACAAGGAATTCGAAACGGTGTCGGAGTCGCTGGGCGTTCCCTTTTACCGGACATTCCTGAGGGTGACCGTGCCGGTGTGCCTCCCCGCCCTTCTCGAGATCGTCATCTACACCTTCGTCAATTCCATGGCCACCGTGTCGGCGGTGATTTTTCTCTACACACCCGATGTTCCCCTGGCTTCAGTGGCCGTCGCAAACATGGATGACGCAGGCGACACGGCCTCCGCCGCGGCAATGTCGATGCTCATCGTGGGCATAAGCATTCTCGCCCGGGGCGGGCACAAACTCCTTGAGACGGCCGTGGAACGGAAGACTCAAGCGTGGATCGCGCACTGA
- a CDS encoding putative 2-aminoethylphosphonate ABC transporter ATP-binding protein: MIMNEPVAGSRYLELRNVTMSFNRFTALEDVSFDAEAGEFLSILGPSGCGKTTLLRVAAGLEKPDRGTVVIAGRDVSGLPVSKRNVGIVFQSYALFPNLTAEQNIAYGLTPRFCDRDRVRRRVTELLDMVGLVGSGHKYPAQLSGGQQQRVALARAIAGAPALLLLDEPLSALDAKVRSRLRAEIRQLQKHLGITTLMVTHDQEEALAMADRILVMDQGRLLQTGTPDEVYDLPASPFVASFIGSMNFIRDLVKEAPGIFRKGDLSLAADDSGLVPQGTRAILAVRPEDIVLNGSGGSRENALPALVRGMEYRGASYRVTLSLGVEGGCSTLEADVPTRKIRRLGIHENMPVNIGIPVDRLIAYVA; this comes from the coding sequence ATGATCATGAATGAGCCGGTGGCGGGAAGCCGCTACCTTGAGCTGCGAAATGTGACGATGAGCTTCAACCGTTTCACGGCGCTCGAGGACGTCTCGTTCGACGCCGAAGCCGGTGAGTTCCTGTCGATTCTCGGACCCAGCGGCTGCGGCAAAACCACTTTGCTGAGGGTGGCGGCCGGGCTGGAAAAGCCGGATCGGGGCACCGTCGTCATTGCGGGCAGGGACGTTTCCGGACTCCCGGTCTCGAAGCGCAACGTGGGCATCGTATTTCAATCCTACGCGCTTTTCCCGAACCTGACCGCGGAGCAGAACATCGCGTACGGTTTGACTCCGCGGTTTTGCGACAGGGATCGCGTGAGAAGGCGAGTGACGGAGCTGCTCGACATGGTAGGTCTCGTCGGCTCGGGGCACAAGTACCCCGCGCAGCTTTCCGGGGGCCAGCAGCAGAGGGTTGCGCTGGCGCGGGCCATCGCCGGAGCCCCCGCGCTGCTGCTCCTGGACGAACCGCTGTCGGCGCTCGATGCGAAGGTGCGTTCCCGGCTTCGCGCGGAGATCAGGCAGCTGCAGAAGCACCTGGGCATCACAACGCTCATGGTCACCCACGACCAGGAGGAAGCGCTGGCCATGGCGGACAGAATCCTGGTGATGGACCAGGGGCGCCTTCTGCAGACCGGAACTCCCGACGAGGTGTACGACCTGCCGGCCAGCCCTTTCGTGGCCTCGTTCATCGGGTCGATGAACTTTATCCGCGACCTCGTCAAGGAGGCGCCGGGGATCTTCCGGAAAGGAGATCTCAGCCTGGCGGCCGACGATTCGGGATTGGTTCCTCAAGGGACACGGGCCATCCTCGCAGTAAGGCCGGAAGACATCGTCCTCAACGGGAGCGGCGGTTCCCGGGAAAACGCTCTGCCGGCGCTTGTCCGGGGAATGGAATATCGTGGGGCCAGCTACCGGGTCACTTTGAGCCTCGGGGTCGAGGGAGGATGTTCCACCCTGGAAGCGGATGTCCCCACCCGGAAAATCAGGCGCCTGGGGATCCATGAAAACATGCCCGTCAACATCGGTATTCCGGTGGATCGGCTGATCGCTTACGTGGCTTGA
- a CDS encoding putative 2-aminoethylphosphonate ABC transporter substrate-binding protein, whose product MPGYGKHVRLIAATLAVFAAALVAPFAHAEDLVVYTALEDDEYPAYLELFKKAHPDVNVKIVRDSTGIVTAKLMAEKDNPQADVIWGVAATSLLVCDAAGMLQGYAPGDVDKVNPSMKDSSAPPRWVGIKAWETGFCVNTVEAKSQNLPIPKSLADLAKPLYKGKIVMPNPASSGTGFLTVSAILQMMGERQGWEYLDKLHENIAQYTHSGSKPCKMAGAGEYPIGISFGYRGIIQKKKGEPVETVFPSEGCGWDVEANALVKKTPVKESAKKFLDWALSPEVMKMYARVYPVTAYPTGEPVPEGYPSDPFKQLVKNDLAWAAKNRDAILTEWTRRYDGKSEARK is encoded by the coding sequence ATGCCCGGCTATGGAAAACACGTCAGACTCATCGCTGCAACGCTTGCGGTATTTGCCGCCGCGCTCGTCGCTCCATTTGCGCACGCCGAAGACCTCGTCGTCTACACGGCCCTTGAAGACGACGAATACCCTGCATACCTGGAACTCTTCAAGAAGGCGCATCCGGATGTTAACGTGAAAATCGTCAGGGATTCCACCGGTATTGTCACAGCCAAACTGATGGCCGAAAAAGACAATCCTCAGGCGGACGTGATCTGGGGCGTGGCGGCCACGAGCCTCCTGGTCTGCGATGCGGCGGGGATGCTGCAAGGATACGCCCCCGGGGATGTCGATAAAGTGAATCCGAGTATGAAAGACTCATCCGCACCTCCCCGCTGGGTTGGGATAAAGGCATGGGAAACGGGCTTTTGCGTGAATACCGTGGAAGCGAAATCGCAGAATCTGCCGATTCCGAAATCCCTCGCCGACCTGGCAAAGCCCTTGTACAAAGGTAAAATCGTCATGCCCAACCCGGCGTCTTCCGGCACGGGTTTCCTTACCGTCTCGGCGATTCTGCAGATGATGGGCGAGAGGCAGGGCTGGGAATACCTGGACAAATTGCACGAGAACATCGCGCAATACACGCATTCCGGTTCCAAGCCCTGCAAGATGGCCGGGGCGGGTGAGTACCCCATCGGTATTTCGTTCGGCTACCGCGGCATCATCCAAAAGAAAAAGGGTGAACCTGTTGAAACGGTCTTCCCGAGCGAAGGCTGCGGCTGGGACGTCGAAGCCAACGCTCTCGTGAAAAAGACTCCGGTCAAGGAATCCGCGAAGAAATTCCTGGATTGGGCTCTGAGCCCTGAAGTGATGAAGATGTACGCCAGGGTCTATCCCGTTACGGCATATCCGACCGGGGAGCCGGTTCCCGAGGGATATCCGTCCGATCCGTTCAAGCAGCTTGTGAAAAACGACCTTGCGTGGGCGGCGAAAAATCGAGACGCCATACTGACGGAATGGACCAGGCGATACGACGGCAAAAGCGAAGCCCGAAAGTAA
- a CDS encoding zinc ribbon domain-containing protein, producing the protein MNAVIEDTDSPAGTVEERQGFRNTCPVCYSHSLYPFCLSGEARQRFLCVVCGVQFVVWTVAQLKSPEPQCPECGSPMQPHHGYPKGIRFRCSRYPSCHSYLKLGKWVQ; encoded by the coding sequence ATGAACGCTGTTATCGAAGACACCGATTCGCCGGCAGGCACTGTCGAAGAGCGGCAGGGATTTCGGAACACCTGTCCCGTCTGCTATTCCCATTCACTGTACCCGTTCTGCCTCTCCGGGGAAGCTCGGCAGAGGTTCCTGTGCGTCGTCTGCGGAGTGCAATTCGTCGTTTGGACGGTGGCGCAACTGAAGTCGCCGGAACCTCAATGCCCGGAGTGCGGCAGTCCAATGCAGCCGCACCACGGATATCCGAAGGGGATCCGGTTCAGGTGTTCGAGATACCCGTCCTGCCACA